In Silene latifolia isolate original U9 population unplaced genomic scaffold, ASM4854445v1 scaffold_156, whole genome shotgun sequence, the following are encoded in one genomic region:
- the LOC141637890 gene encoding protein FAR-RED IMPAIRED RESPONSE 1-like, with amino-acid sequence MAFTAFTGVDNHKRYVTFCAAVVAHEDADSFQWVLSRFLVAMGGKKPNYIITDQDPGILKAVPLVFNKARHRFCMWHIMNKVPTKYGVTREDYIVVIKKINAIIWDEEIKAAEFNARWEEIGEEHGLNNIDWFKEMFSKRNQWVMAHCKDLEMGAVMRTTQRSESENSFFKRFEGKSGTLLEFLLHFKSAMDQQRHTHKKLDNEDKHTSPKMETHLALEAHGAKVYTHNVFNEFQEEAKYSIDTCRRRGFAEIESLEVTTVRDACRDRNYDVMYFPDGVKMHSGQNPSIVMVIQRRCQTDFHVKNVIRDTPDGWDTDGKKQGSS; translated from the exons ATGGCCTTCACAGCATTCACCGGGGTGGATAACCATAAGCGGTATGTCACATTCTGTGCAGCCGTTGTCGCACATGAGGACGCCGATTCCTTTCAGTGGGTTTTGAGCCGTTTCCTGGTGGCAATGGGTGGAAAGAAGCCTAATTATATTATTACCGATCAGGATCCAGGCATTTTAAAAGCGGTACCACTTGTGTTCAATAAAGCGAGGCAtcgattttgcatgtggcatatcatgaacaaaGTGCCTACTAAGTATGGGGTGACAAGAGAAGATTATATTGTAGTTATAAAGAAAATAAATGCCATTATATGGGATGAGGAAATTAAAGCTGCAGAATTCAATGCCAGATGGGAAGAGATAGGCGAAGAACATGGACTCAATAACATTGACTGGTTTAAAGAAATGTTCTCGAAAAGGAACCAGTGGGTAATGGCACATTGCAAGGACCTAGAGATGGGAGCTGTTATGAGGACGACCCAAAGATCAGAGAGTGAAAATAGCTTTTTTAAAAGATTTGAGGGCAAATCAGGTACATTGCTTGAGTTTTTGCTGCACTTTAAGAGTGCTATGGACCAACAACGGCATACGCATAAGAAGCTTGACAACGAAGACAAGCACACTTCTCCTAAAATGGAGACGCATTTGGCTCTTGAGGCTCACGGTGCAAAGGTGTACACTCATAACGTTTTTAACGAGTTCCAAGAGGAGGCCAAGTATTCGATCGATACATGTAGGCGTAGAGGTTTTGCCGAAATCGAATCTTTAGAGGTGACTACTGTAAGAGATGCATGCAGGGATAGGAATTACGATGTTATGTACTTCCCAG ATGGTGTAAAGATGCACTCCGGTCAAAATCCTTCAATTGTAATGGTGATCCAGCGTAGATGCCAAACAGATTTCCATGTTAAAAATGTGATCCGAGATACACCAGACGGTTGGGATACTGATGGGAAGAAGCAAGGAAGTAGTTGA
- the LOC141637891 gene encoding uncharacterized protein LOC141637891 — protein MRVAQNRQKSYAYLKRSEIEFAVGDKVLLKVSPMKGVMRFGKRGKLSQKFIGPYEILDRVGEVAYRLALPPALDRVHNVFHVSQLRKYVSDPTHVLEPEQVEINEQMSYVEGPKEILDRNVRKTRNGETPLVKVLWTNHNVEEETWETEAAMRDNYPNLFY, from the coding sequence ATGAGAGTTGCGCAGaatagacaaaagagttatgcatatTTGAAGAGAAGTGAGATAGAATTTGCAGTAGGGGACAAAGTGTTGCTAAAAGTGTCTCCTATGAAGGGtgtgatgaggtttgggaagagaGGTAAGCTGAGTCAGAAATTTattggaccatatgagatcttagacagaGTTGGAGAGGTAGCTTATCGATTAGCACTACCTCCAGCTTTGGACAGAGTTCATAATGTGTTCCATGTTTCCCAACtgaggaagtatgtgagtgatcctactcATGTATTGGAGCCTGAGCAAGTGGAGATAAATGAGCAAATGTCATATGTTGAAGGTCCTAAGGAAATCTTGGATAGAAACGTGAGAAAGACTCGGAATGGAGAGACACCTTTAGTGAAGGTTTTGTGGACCAATCATAATGTAGAGGAAGAAACATGGGAAACTGAAGCTGCTATGAGGGACAATTACCCTAATCTTTTTTATTAA